One window from the genome of Gimesia aquarii encodes:
- a CDS encoding alpha/beta hydrolase family protein codes for MKLAQILVVINIAIPSLAIAQSEPAKPKYFNQNVADSNPLRTEQARELDEYIQTIAADRSRFHQLFQPDYSTTQAFEKSAAPLRSAFCESIGYPPPGKRPNKAATFQQIGEDSIGTYYRAMFPILPGVHSEGIYIVPKSAKGKTPLIISMHGGGGSPEVALFNGGANYNDMVRGAVKHGYLVYAPQHLFRADGYPKEIRRQIDDRMRLIGTSITAVEIAKITYALDELIQRPEVDSNRIGMVGLSYGGYYAQVTPAIDTRIKVSVSSCYFGVQEGRYAQNELSVPTDFRFMNRMTLFNDADLVALICPRAHQIQAGSKDKASHREMGKSIAPRSAAYFKKLKVQDRFEHVVFDGGHEFDDRSAWAFVKKHL; via the coding sequence ATGAAGTTAGCTCAGATACTCGTCGTGATCAACATTGCCATCCCATCACTGGCAATCGCACAATCAGAACCTGCAAAACCAAAATACTTTAACCAGAACGTTGCAGACTCGAATCCATTGCGCACAGAACAGGCACGAGAACTGGATGAATACATCCAAACGATTGCCGCAGACAGATCACGCTTCCACCAGCTTTTTCAACCCGATTACTCAACGACCCAGGCATTCGAGAAATCGGCTGCACCACTCCGAAGCGCATTTTGTGAGAGTATTGGATATCCACCACCTGGCAAACGTCCTAACAAAGCCGCTACATTCCAGCAGATTGGTGAAGACTCTATTGGAACGTATTACAGAGCAATGTTCCCGATCCTGCCAGGAGTTCACTCCGAAGGCATTTACATTGTCCCAAAGTCAGCCAAAGGGAAAACTCCACTTATCATCTCAATGCACGGTGGCGGAGGCTCCCCCGAAGTAGCATTGTTCAACGGTGGAGCCAATTACAATGATATGGTCCGTGGGGCTGTCAAGCATGGCTATCTAGTTTACGCGCCACAGCATCTGTTCCGAGCCGATGGTTATCCCAAAGAGATTCGCAGACAGATTGACGACCGCATGCGTCTCATTGGAACAAGTATCACAGCAGTGGAAATTGCGAAGATCACATATGCCTTAGATGAACTGATTCAACGCCCGGAAGTCGACTCAAACCGAATCGGAATGGTTGGCCTCTCTTATGGCGGATATTATGCGCAGGTAACTCCCGCAATCGATACGCGCATCAAAGTCTCTGTATCGAGCTGTTACTTTGGAGTACAGGAAGGCCGGTACGCACAGAATGAATTGTCTGTTCCGACAGACTTCCGGTTCATGAATCGTATGACACTGTTTAACGATGCAGATCTCGTTGCGCTGATCTGTCCTCGTGCGCATCAAATTCAAGCAGGTTCTAAGGATAAAGCCTCGCATCGGGAAATGGGGAAATCGATAGCACCACGTTCTGCAGCATATTTTAAAAAACTCAAAGTGCAGGATCGATTCGAACATGTCGTGTTTGATGGCGGACACGAATTCGATGATAGATCGGCCTGGGCGTTTGTTAAAAAACATCTGTAA
- a CDS encoding serine hydrolase domain-containing protein: protein MKMHLKLKQLVWISIALFGTGLDQNQAEDLPVVSPTEVGMSADKLVKVETIVNDLIAKKRLAGASVMVARKGQVCFFETYGKMDVERDKEMQKDTIFRIYSMSKAITTAAVMQLIEQGKISPDDPIGKYIPELKAMTVFREEGIKPAKNPITVAQLMTHTAGLVYGAAGEYGKLVKKEDAINRDNTLQKMTQKMGQTPLMYEPGTDWVYGTSIDVLGRLIEVVSKQPFDKYLQDNIFTPLDMSDTGFFVPKEKQARFSANYKPGGELIDDPATSRYLKKPNLLSGGGGLVGTISDYMKFLIALRNGGQLNGKRILKPETIKLMTQNHVPKEVGWIKFGKSVRDGVGFGYGFSVCVEPSQFDSARKVGDYGWGGAASTHYWSSPKDDLIVVTMEQTMPFSFLLETALKPVISEAVEK, encoded by the coding sequence ATGAAAATGCATCTCAAACTAAAACAACTGGTCTGGATATCCATTGCCCTTTTCGGGACCGGGCTCGATCAAAACCAAGCAGAAGATTTACCTGTCGTTAGTCCCACTGAAGTGGGTATGTCAGCCGACAAACTTGTAAAAGTTGAAACTATTGTCAATGATCTCATCGCCAAGAAACGACTGGCAGGCGCATCAGTGATGGTAGCACGAAAAGGACAGGTTTGTTTCTTTGAAACGTACGGTAAGATGGATGTCGAACGTGATAAAGAAATGCAAAAAGATACCATCTTCCGCATTTATTCGATGTCGAAAGCGATCACAACTGCTGCAGTCATGCAATTAATAGAGCAAGGAAAGATCTCGCCAGACGATCCCATTGGCAAGTACATTCCTGAATTAAAAGCAATGACCGTTTTCAGAGAGGAAGGAATCAAGCCAGCGAAAAACCCGATCACTGTCGCACAGCTGATGACGCACACAGCGGGTCTGGTCTATGGGGCAGCTGGTGAATATGGCAAGCTTGTCAAAAAAGAAGATGCCATTAATCGAGACAATACGCTGCAGAAGATGACTCAAAAAATGGGACAAACCCCCTTAATGTACGAGCCCGGAACAGATTGGGTTTATGGAACGTCAATTGATGTTCTGGGTCGACTTATCGAAGTTGTGTCCAAACAACCATTCGATAAATACCTGCAGGATAATATTTTTACACCTTTGGATATGAGCGATACAGGGTTCTTCGTTCCAAAAGAAAAGCAAGCTCGGTTTTCCGCAAACTACAAGCCGGGTGGCGAATTAATCGATGATCCCGCGACCAGTCGCTATCTGAAAAAACCGAATCTTCTTTCCGGTGGCGGTGGTCTGGTTGGCACGATTTCCGACTATATGAAATTTCTCATTGCACTACGTAATGGAGGTCAATTAAATGGAAAACGAATCTTAAAACCCGAAACGATTAAGCTTATGACTCAAAATCATGTTCCCAAAGAGGTCGGCTGGATTAAATTTGGTAAATCAGTCCGCGATGGTGTTGGTTTTGGCTATGGGTTTTCGGTTTGTGTTGAGCCAAGCCAGTTTGATTCTGCTCGCAAAGTTGGTGATTATGGTTGGGGAGGTGCTGCCAGTACGCACTATTGGTCATCTCCCAAAGACGACCTGATCGTCGTGACAATGGAACAAACCATGCCTTTTTCATTCCTGCTCGAAACGGCTTTAAAACCAGTGATTTCTGAAGCTGTTGAAAAATAA
- the ppsA gene encoding phosphoenolpyruvate synthase gives MTREPLILWFDQIDIRDVPSVGGKNASLGEMYHHLKSEGISVPNGFATTATAYRRFLSETDLDQHIREILCDLDTSDITNLQQHGLEVRHAILSAKIPQSIQEEIQEAYEKLSDHLPGGIDVAVRSSATAEDLPDASFAGQQESYLNVRGPRVLLDTCLRCFASLFTDRAISYRTEKGFDHFEIALSIGIQRMVRSDLSASGVMFTIDTETGFKDAILINAAYGLGENIVQGSVNPDEYYVFKPTLKNGYQPILNKSLGSKEFKLVYDTGGEKMIRNIPVSHKDRKQFALNDDDILILARWGCLIEDHYSKVKGHPCPMDIEWAKDGMTQELFIVQARPETVHSQNKTQLLKTYQLNQRGRVLTCGRSVGERIGHGIARVVHSADNLDEVQPGDVLITEKTDPDWEPIMKKAAAIVTNRGGRTCHAAIVSRELGLPAIVGAEQATISIPSGSMVTVSCVEGDTGYVYEGQLDYEVEKVDLSQIPRPETKVMMIVGNPNEAFRLSMLPSDGVGLARMEFIINSFIRIHPMALLEYENLKDPILKSEIDRRTSSYDDKPSFFVDTLAQGVAMIAAAFYPHDVIVRMSDFKTNEYANLIGGNRYEPKEENPMIGFRGASRYYHPHYRDAFGLECQAMQRVRETMGLKNMKLMIPFCRTVDEGKKVLAEMAKHGLRRGEEGLEIYIMCELPSNVIQAEAFAEIFDGFSIGSNDLTQLTLGVDRDSEIVAHLFDERDPAVMESLAAAIKKVKSAGKKIGICGQAPSDYPEIAEFLVKQGIDSISLNPDSILKTVSHIAEVEAELEPPVSSPEMKGNLTL, from the coding sequence ATGACTAGAGAACCACTGATACTTTGGTTTGATCAGATTGATATAAGAGATGTCCCCTCAGTAGGAGGCAAGAATGCATCGCTGGGAGAAATGTATCATCACCTGAAATCAGAAGGGATTTCCGTCCCTAACGGTTTTGCAACTACGGCCACCGCATATCGTCGCTTTTTGTCTGAAACGGACCTCGACCAACATATTCGAGAGATCCTCTGCGATCTGGATACGTCGGATATTACCAATCTTCAACAACATGGCCTTGAAGTCAGGCATGCCATTCTCTCTGCCAAGATTCCTCAATCGATTCAAGAGGAAATTCAGGAAGCGTACGAAAAGCTGAGCGACCATCTTCCCGGGGGTATCGATGTCGCCGTTCGCAGCAGTGCCACCGCAGAAGATTTACCTGATGCGAGTTTTGCTGGGCAGCAGGAATCTTATTTAAATGTGCGAGGACCAAGGGTATTACTCGATACTTGCCTTCGCTGCTTTGCTTCTTTGTTTACAGACCGAGCGATTTCTTATCGGACAGAAAAAGGGTTTGACCATTTTGAAATAGCGCTCTCCATCGGCATACAACGTATGGTGCGATCAGACCTTTCTGCTTCTGGAGTGATGTTCACAATCGATACCGAGACCGGATTCAAAGATGCCATTTTGATTAACGCCGCATATGGACTGGGTGAAAACATCGTACAAGGCAGCGTAAATCCTGATGAATACTATGTATTCAAGCCAACCCTCAAAAACGGATACCAACCTATTCTGAATAAATCATTAGGATCGAAAGAATTTAAGTTGGTGTATGATACTGGTGGGGAGAAAATGATCCGAAATATTCCAGTTTCACACAAAGATCGGAAACAGTTCGCCTTAAATGATGACGACATTCTTATATTGGCCCGATGGGGATGTCTCATCGAAGATCATTATTCAAAAGTGAAAGGACATCCTTGCCCTATGGATATTGAATGGGCAAAAGATGGAATGACACAAGAATTATTTATTGTACAGGCTCGACCGGAAACAGTTCACTCACAGAATAAAACTCAACTTTTAAAGACCTATCAGTTAAATCAGCGTGGAAGAGTTCTGACTTGCGGGCGGAGTGTAGGAGAACGAATCGGTCATGGAATCGCCCGCGTCGTTCATAGTGCGGACAACTTGGATGAAGTTCAACCCGGTGATGTACTAATTACCGAGAAGACTGATCCAGACTGGGAACCCATTATGAAAAAGGCAGCTGCGATTGTGACGAATCGAGGAGGTCGCACCTGCCATGCAGCAATTGTGAGCCGTGAGCTCGGATTGCCGGCAATTGTTGGAGCAGAACAGGCAACGATTTCCATACCTTCAGGATCAATGGTCACAGTTTCTTGTGTAGAAGGCGATACCGGCTATGTCTATGAGGGTCAGCTCGACTATGAGGTTGAAAAGGTCGATCTCTCTCAAATTCCTCGTCCTGAAACTAAGGTGATGATGATCGTTGGAAATCCAAACGAAGCGTTTCGCCTCTCCATGTTACCCAGTGACGGAGTTGGCCTGGCACGGATGGAGTTCATTATCAACTCGTTCATACGCATTCATCCGATGGCACTGTTAGAGTATGAAAATCTCAAAGACCCCATCTTAAAATCCGAAATAGATCGTCGAACCTCATCTTATGATGATAAACCGTCATTCTTCGTGGATACTCTGGCTCAGGGTGTTGCCATGATTGCGGCCGCCTTTTATCCACATGATGTCATTGTCCGAATGAGTGACTTCAAAACAAATGAGTACGCGAACTTAATTGGCGGAAATCGCTATGAACCCAAAGAAGAAAACCCCATGATCGGCTTCCGGGGCGCTTCCCGCTATTATCATCCGCACTATCGTGATGCGTTCGGTTTAGAATGTCAGGCAATGCAAAGAGTACGTGAGACAATGGGCCTGAAAAATATGAAGCTAATGATTCCGTTTTGTCGTACAGTAGATGAAGGAAAAAAAGTGCTGGCCGAAATGGCGAAACATGGTCTGCGTCGCGGAGAAGAAGGACTGGAAATCTACATCATGTGTGAGCTTCCCAGTAATGTGATTCAAGCAGAGGCCTTTGCTGAAATTTTTGACGGTTTTTCAATTGGTTCGAATGACCTGACACAATTAACTCTGGGAGTCGACCGGGATTCGGAAATTGTGGCTCACCTCTTTGATGAACGTGATCCTGCCGTCATGGAGTCATTAGCGGCTGCCATCAAAAAGGTCAAATCGGCAGGTAAAAAAATCGGGATCTGTGGACAGGCTCCCAGCGATTACCCTGAAATCGCCGAGTTTCTTGTTAAACAGGGAATTGACAGTATTTCGCTGAATCCTGATTCCATACTGAAAACCGTTTCACATATCGCAGAAGTCGAAGCGGAATTGGAACCACCTGTTTCCAGTCCAGAAATGAAAGGGAATTTGACCTTATGA
- a CDS encoding PSD1 and planctomycete cytochrome C domain-containing protein, producing the protein MLNMTKLFLIASLATFITSVAAAEEKIEFNRDVLPILSNHCFICHGPDSATRESGLRLDQRESAIGKSESGKRAIAPGNVEVSELIHRITTEDENEQMPPADGPKRLNAAQIAILKAWIAQGAEYQLHWAFVAPKQPERPKPLNTAWPKNEIDLFVCMEMERAGLKPAREASRETLIRRVAFDLTGLPPTLKDIDIFLADKSSKAYERMVDRYLNSPAYGEHMAKHWLDLARYADSNGYQYDTEREQWVWRDWVINAYNKNKPFDEFTVEQLAGDLLPNATGQQRLATGFNRNHGITIEGGIIDEEYRTEYVMDRLVTTGEVWLALTIGCARCHEHKYDPISQKEFYQLYAFFNQVPERGMRGFAPKERIPSPLANSIQQEIETKLARLKAELRKPIDLDRQLDIWSQDISRQSVRGWTVVEPLVMKSSGGTTLIKLVDHSILTSGANPQKDVYEMTAQTDATGMTAVRLEALTHKSLPGGGPGRHSNSNFVLSEFELTAISIADPSQRQEVKFHRAIADYSQANYEIAKAIDGSVAGNNGWAVDGPTRKLPATAMFIASTPFGYKGGTELQFRLRHEAGFATHGIGRPRFSITEDSDKTLELHGIPAKIRQIAAKKQNQRNSNEQKQIREYFLTHHSPKQKLKQRIADLEKQKVAAFPETMIMQDLAQPRATYLLDRGQYNEPRDQVAPNVPAIFPAMPTTTAKNRLGFAEWLVDPNHPLTARVAVNRYWQRIFGMGLVKTSEDFGVQGELPSHPDLLDWLALEFVRSGWDVKHMQRLIVNSATYRQTSHVGAAAYAQDPENRLLARGPRMRLDAEQIRDATLAIGGLLVQRLGGKSVYPYQPKGLWLELNNRPNYSREYARGSGEDLYRRSLYTFWKRTVPSPMLKTLDAPEREFCTIRRSRTNTPLQALLLMNGPQFVEAARKLAERMLIEGGSHVDGQIKYGFRLVTARNPSKAELAVFREAYDTDLKNYTNDQAAAIRLLQVGDSSFDTKLNTARLAAYTSLARLFLNLDEAITKE; encoded by the coding sequence ATGTTAAATATGACAAAGCTATTTCTGATTGCCTCGCTGGCTACTTTCATCACATCTGTTGCTGCAGCAGAAGAAAAAATCGAATTCAATCGTGATGTCTTGCCGATTCTTTCCAATCATTGTTTTATTTGTCATGGACCAGATTCAGCGACTCGTGAATCTGGCTTGAGGTTAGATCAACGAGAATCTGCTATAGGAAAGTCAGAGTCTGGCAAAAGAGCAATTGCACCCGGCAATGTCGAAGTCAGTGAACTCATACACCGCATCACGACCGAAGATGAGAACGAGCAGATGCCACCCGCTGACGGACCTAAACGGCTCAATGCAGCTCAGATTGCGATACTGAAAGCATGGATCGCGCAAGGTGCTGAGTATCAACTGCATTGGGCGTTCGTAGCACCGAAACAACCGGAGAGACCCAAGCCACTGAATACCGCTTGGCCAAAGAATGAGATTGATCTCTTTGTATGTATGGAGATGGAACGTGCCGGACTGAAACCTGCTCGTGAAGCGAGTCGTGAGACGTTGATTCGACGTGTTGCCTTTGATTTAACGGGTCTGCCTCCCACACTTAAAGACATTGATATCTTTCTTGCTGATAAATCTTCCAAAGCATATGAGCGGATGGTTGATCGCTATCTCAATTCACCCGCTTATGGCGAACACATGGCAAAGCACTGGCTTGACCTGGCTCGTTATGCAGACAGCAACGGTTATCAATATGATACAGAACGAGAACAATGGGTCTGGCGTGACTGGGTCATTAATGCCTATAACAAAAATAAACCATTCGATGAATTTACAGTCGAGCAACTTGCCGGTGATTTATTACCAAATGCGACTGGTCAGCAAAGGTTGGCGACCGGCTTTAATCGAAATCATGGAATTACCATCGAAGGAGGAATCATTGATGAAGAGTATCGTACTGAGTACGTAATGGACCGACTGGTTACCACGGGGGAAGTGTGGCTGGCACTCACAATTGGTTGTGCTCGTTGTCACGAACATAAATACGATCCGATTTCGCAAAAAGAATTCTATCAGCTTTACGCTTTTTTCAATCAGGTCCCGGAACGAGGCATGCGCGGATTTGCTCCTAAAGAACGTATTCCTTCGCCACTGGCTAATTCAATACAGCAAGAAATCGAAACGAAGTTAGCGCGTCTGAAGGCGGAGTTAAGGAAGCCGATTGATCTCGACAGGCAATTGGATATATGGTCCCAAGACATCTCCAGGCAGTCTGTTCGCGGTTGGACTGTCGTAGAACCTTTGGTAATGAAATCATCCGGCGGAACAACGCTCATAAAACTTGTCGATCATTCGATTCTCACCAGCGGGGCAAATCCACAAAAAGATGTTTACGAAATGACAGCCCAAACTGATGCAACGGGCATGACAGCGGTCAGGTTGGAAGCGCTGACACATAAGTCACTCCCTGGCGGTGGCCCAGGACGGCACAGCAACTCGAATTTTGTCTTAAGTGAATTCGAATTGACAGCAATTTCCATAGCAGATCCGTCGCAACGGCAAGAAGTGAAGTTCCATCGCGCCATTGCCGATTATTCACAAGCAAACTATGAAATTGCAAAAGCCATTGATGGTAGTGTAGCGGGCAACAATGGCTGGGCCGTGGATGGTCCGACTCGTAAACTACCAGCGACAGCAATGTTCATTGCCTCCACTCCTTTTGGCTATAAAGGTGGCACCGAGCTACAATTCCGTCTTCGTCACGAGGCTGGTTTTGCAACACATGGTATTGGACGTCCGAGATTTTCAATTACTGAGGATTCCGATAAAACGCTTGAGTTACATGGTATTCCAGCTAAGATTCGGCAGATTGCAGCTAAAAAACAAAATCAACGTAACTCTAATGAACAAAAACAAATTCGCGAGTATTTTCTGACCCATCACAGCCCGAAACAAAAGCTGAAGCAACGCATAGCCGACTTGGAAAAACAAAAAGTGGCAGCGTTTCCTGAGACCATGATCATGCAGGATCTGGCCCAGCCACGGGCGACCTATCTTCTTGATCGCGGGCAATATAATGAGCCACGTGATCAAGTCGCTCCTAATGTCCCCGCGATTTTCCCGGCAATGCCAACGACAACGGCAAAGAATCGACTCGGATTTGCCGAATGGCTCGTCGATCCCAATCACCCGTTGACTGCGCGTGTTGCTGTGAATCGCTACTGGCAACGAATATTTGGTATGGGTTTAGTCAAAACGTCTGAAGATTTTGGCGTGCAAGGAGAATTACCCAGCCATCCAGACTTGTTGGACTGGTTGGCATTGGAGTTTGTGCGCAGTGGTTGGGATGTCAAACATATGCAGCGATTGATCGTGAATTCGGCGACCTATCGACAGACCTCTCACGTCGGTGCGGCTGCTTATGCACAGGATCCGGAAAATCGATTGCTCGCCCGAGGACCGAGAATGCGACTGGATGCCGAGCAGATTCGGGATGCCACGTTAGCGATTGGCGGTTTGCTTGTGCAACGATTGGGTGGGAAAAGTGTCTACCCTTATCAGCCAAAAGGACTCTGGCTTGAATTGAACAACCGCCCTAATTATTCCAGGGAATACGCGCGGGGATCTGGAGAGGATCTCTATCGGCGGAGTCTGTATACATTCTGGAAGCGTACAGTACCTTCACCGATGTTGAAAACACTTGATGCCCCGGAACGTGAGTTTTGTACGATTCGTCGGTCACGCACCAATACACCCTTGCAAGCGCTGTTGTTAATGAATGGTCCACAATTCGTCGAAGCTGCTCGAAAATTAGCAGAACGGATGCTGATCGAAGGTGGTTCGCATGTCGATGGACAAATTAAGTACGGATTCAGACTGGTAACGGCTCGGAATCCCAGTAAGGCAGAACTTGCTGTTTTCCGTGAAGCATATGATACGGATTTGAAAAATTACACCAACGATCAGGCAGCAGCAATCAGACTGCTACAGGTTGGTGATTCATCTTTTGATACGAAATTGAATACTGCCAGGCTAGCTGCTTACACGAGCCTCGCTCGTTTGTTTCTGAACCTGGACGAAGCGATTACGAAGGAATAA
- a CDS encoding DUF1501 domain-containing protein, whose product MSHPLSDLQFLENRRQFFGRSTTGIGVVALGSLLNRDLFSKETATNQMRIGGLPGIPHFAPKAKRVIYLLQSGAPSQVDLFDYKPSLDQLHMSDLPDSVRKGQRLTGMTAGQKKFPVIKSPWKFQQHGDSGTWLSELLPHMQGVVDDICVVKSMHTEAINHDPAITFFQSGHQQPGRPSIGAWLSYGLGSETENLPSFVVLLSKNSFHQAQPLYDRLWGSGFLSSKFQGVKFRSQGDPVLYLNDPAGGSDANRRMMLDRLSKLNQLREQEIGDPEITSRIAQYEMAYRMQTSVPELADISSESASTLKLYGDDVKEPGSHAANCLLARRLAERGVRFIQIFHRGWDHHSNVQKHLPTLTKQTDQGSAALIADLKQRGMLDETLVIWGGEFGRTVYSQGNPKSFGRDHHPRCFSIWMAGGGIKPGISYGQTDDYCYNITESPVHVHDFHATILHCLGINHERLTYRFQGRDYRLTDVHGTIVKDILQ is encoded by the coding sequence ATGTCACATCCGCTTTCAGATTTACAATTTCTCGAAAACCGGCGGCAGTTCTTCGGCCGTTCAACTACCGGCATTGGTGTTGTGGCGCTGGGATCATTACTGAATCGTGATTTATTTTCAAAAGAGACAGCCACCAATCAAATGCGCATAGGAGGGTTACCGGGAATTCCTCACTTTGCGCCCAAAGCGAAGCGTGTGATCTATTTGCTGCAGTCAGGTGCGCCTTCTCAAGTTGACTTGTTTGATTACAAGCCATCGCTCGATCAACTTCACATGAGCGACTTACCAGATAGTGTGCGTAAGGGACAAAGGCTGACGGGAATGACAGCGGGGCAGAAGAAATTCCCCGTCATCAAATCACCCTGGAAATTCCAGCAACATGGAGACTCAGGAACGTGGTTGAGTGAACTTTTGCCACATATGCAGGGGGTGGTCGATGATATTTGTGTTGTGAAATCAATGCATACAGAAGCGATTAATCATGACCCGGCGATTACTTTTTTTCAGTCGGGACATCAACAGCCCGGTCGTCCGAGTATCGGTGCCTGGCTCAGTTATGGATTGGGTAGTGAAACTGAAAATTTACCGTCGTTTGTTGTGTTACTGAGTAAGAATTCTTTTCATCAGGCGCAGCCGCTGTATGATCGGTTGTGGGGCAGTGGATTCCTGTCATCGAAATTCCAAGGGGTGAAATTCCGTAGTCAGGGAGACCCGGTTTTATATCTAAACGATCCTGCCGGGGGTAGTGATGCGAATCGACGTATGATGCTTGACCGTCTTTCCAAGCTGAATCAATTACGAGAACAAGAGATCGGAGATCCGGAAATTACTTCTCGGATTGCCCAATATGAAATGGCATACCGCATGCAAACATCGGTACCAGAGTTGGCTGATATTTCTAGTGAGTCTGCCAGTACTCTGAAACTGTATGGAGACGACGTCAAGGAGCCTGGATCACATGCGGCAAACTGTCTGCTGGCCCGGAGGTTGGCAGAACGTGGTGTGCGATTCATTCAGATATTTCATCGTGGTTGGGATCATCATAGCAATGTACAGAAACATTTACCGACGCTGACCAAACAGACGGATCAAGGCTCTGCAGCGCTCATTGCTGATCTAAAACAGCGCGGCATGCTCGACGAAACACTTGTCATTTGGGGGGGAGAGTTCGGTCGCACCGTTTATTCGCAAGGTAATCCTAAGTCGTTTGGTCGCGATCATCACCCACGTTGTTTTTCGATTTGGATGGCCGGTGGTGGCATTAAGCCGGGAATTAGCTACGGACAAACTGATGACTACTGTTATAATATTACAGAGAGTCCCGTACACGTACACGACTTTCACGCCACAATTCTACATTGCCTTGGTATCAATCATGAACGTTTGACGTATCGTTTCCAAGGGCGCGATTACCGTCTCACTGACGTGCACGGAACCATCGTAAAAGATATTCTGCAGTAA
- a CDS encoding hemerythrin domain-containing protein has translation MAPKSNPNEHIQLLLDEHEEILAHINELADWTEQLKEKGFPKFGELGTRVKYFRDLLAKHFKNEEREGYFKPIFDESPGCCIMVPDFHKKHAESLCNIDNFIARLKESEHPFQSWDEALKQFDALLTDLRAHENQEINMVQQAFKQSPS, from the coding sequence ATGGCCCCAAAATCGAATCCCAATGAACATATACAGTTATTGTTAGATGAGCATGAAGAAATCCTCGCTCACATAAACGAACTGGCTGACTGGACAGAGCAACTGAAAGAAAAAGGTTTTCCTAAATTTGGTGAATTGGGAACACGAGTGAAATATTTTCGCGATTTACTGGCAAAGCACTTTAAGAATGAAGAACGGGAGGGATACTTTAAACCCATTTTTGATGAGTCACCCGGTTGCTGTATTATGGTACCAGACTTTCACAAGAAACATGCAGAAAGTTTGTGTAACATTGATAATTTCATTGCAAGACTAAAAGAATCAGAACACCCTTTCCAAAGCTGGGATGAAGCATTAAAACAATTTGATGCTTTGTTGACCGACCTGCGTGCACACGAAAACCAAGAAATTAATATGGTTCAGCAAGCCTTTAAGCAATCACCCTCATAA